The Corynebacterium simulans genome contains a region encoding:
- a CDS encoding metal-sensitive transcriptional regulator produces MSDQQNTCACHEPHVHGYNADSKNKAKYLARLKRIEGQTRGIHRMIEEDKYCIDIITQISAVTSALENVSLTLLQDHIEHCVAGAAAEDGELAKEKLEEAMTAIRKLVKS; encoded by the coding sequence ATGTCTGACCAGCAAAATACCTGCGCCTGCCATGAGCCTCACGTGCATGGGTATAACGCGGACAGCAAAAACAAAGCGAAGTATTTGGCGCGTTTGAAGCGCATCGAAGGTCAAACGCGCGGCATCCACCGCATGATCGAAGAAGACAAATACTGCATTGACATCATCACACAGATCTCCGCAGTAACCTCCGCGCTGGAAAATGTCTCCTTAACGCTCCTCCAAGACCACATAGAGCACTGCGTAGCCGGTGCCGCTGCCGAAGACGGTGAACTGGCCAAGGAAAAGCTCGAGGAAGCCATGACGGCTATTCGCAAGCTGGTTAAGAGCTAA
- a CDS encoding ATP-binding cassette domain-containing protein, which produces MVDTIRVDALKIRRSNKTILDIPQLTIDERPTLLLGANGAGKSTLFSALASDSSRHNGVVLRVGSISLLEQKFMPIVGFTSGEYCAYVAWLFGQDRKIAKKHSLEWLNFVDLSRVADQRCESLSGGERSRLAIATALNSGAKTLLLDEPSAALDPLSKELITKIYQKIVEMGHNLVVSTHDAGELQKPFERVLVLDKGKLRFDGSRSEFIHLASELDDNPVHNLARSFVRRRNDDGS; this is translated from the coding sequence ATGGTAGATACGATTCGAGTTGATGCTTTAAAGATAAGACGTTCAAACAAAACAATTCTGGATATACCGCAGTTGACGATAGATGAACGTCCGACGCTTCTTCTTGGGGCAAACGGTGCGGGAAAGTCGACTCTTTTTTCCGCCCTGGCATCAGATTCTTCTCGGCACAACGGGGTCGTCTTAAGGGTGGGCTCTATATCGTTACTCGAGCAGAAATTCATGCCGATTGTGGGTTTCACTTCTGGAGAATACTGCGCTTATGTTGCGTGGCTGTTTGGTCAGGATAGGAAAATCGCAAAGAAACATAGCTTGGAGTGGCTAAACTTTGTTGATCTGTCGAGGGTTGCCGATCAGAGATGCGAAAGTCTTAGCGGAGGGGAACGCTCTAGATTGGCAATCGCTACAGCATTGAATTCTGGGGCGAAAACTCTGCTTCTTGATGAGCCTAGTGCGGCGCTTGATCCCCTTAGCAAGGAGCTCATTACAAAGATTTATCAAAAGATCGTGGAAATGGGGCATAATTTAGTTGTCTCCACCCATGATGCAGGTGAACTGCAGAAACCATTTGAGCGCGTTCTTGTCCTTGACAAAGGCAAGTTGCGATTCGATGGTTCAAGGTCAGAATTCATACATTTAGCATCAGAATTAGACGACAATCCAGTGCACAATCTCGCACGCTCTTTTGTGCGGAGGAGGAACGATGATGGTTCCTAG
- a CDS encoding acetyl-CoA hydrolase/transferase family protein encodes MTDRIGYAPFKELVVSAEEAAKFVNHGDRVGISGFTGAGYPKALPTAIAEKAKAAHAAGEEFKIDVFSGASTAPDCDGVLAEADALRFRSPYNSDPTLRNKANAGEILYQDIHLSHSGQQVEEGFYGDFQVAIIEVVRILEDGNIIPSSAVGNNLEYIEAADKIILEVNTWQSENLEGMHDIYKIEKLPNRQPIPITKVDDRIGTPYIELPTEKVVAVVETNAPDRNAPFKAPDEVSEKIAANFIEFLEGEVAAGRLEYDKFIMQSGVGNVPNAVMAGLLESKFENIQAYTEVIQDGMLDLIDAGKMSVASATSFALSPEYAEKMNAEAERYRKHIILRPQQVSNHPEVIRRVGLISSNGMIEADIYGNINSTNVGGSRIMNGTGGSGDFTRNGYISTFVSPSVAKGGAISAIVPFVSHTDHTEHDTMVIITEYGVADLRGLAPRERVEKVIAVAHPDYRPLLEEYYERASANKFVHTPHDLKTAFDFQINFAEKGDMRG; translated from the coding sequence TTGACCGATAGGATCGGATACGCGCCGTTTAAGGAACTTGTCGTTTCTGCTGAAGAAGCTGCAAAGTTTGTCAATCACGGTGACCGCGTCGGTATCTCTGGCTTTACCGGTGCGGGCTACCCAAAGGCGCTGCCTACCGCCATCGCTGAAAAGGCAAAGGCTGCACACGCTGCTGGTGAGGAATTCAAGATCGATGTCTTCTCCGGCGCTTCCACCGCACCGGATTGTGACGGTGTGCTGGCAGAGGCGGACGCATTGCGCTTCCGCTCTCCGTACAACTCCGATCCGACTCTGCGTAACAAGGCCAACGCAGGCGAGATTCTTTACCAGGACATTCACCTTTCTCACTCCGGCCAGCAGGTAGAGGAGGGCTTCTACGGCGATTTCCAGGTCGCAATCATCGAGGTTGTCCGCATCCTGGAAGACGGCAACATCATCCCGTCTTCTGCAGTGGGCAATAACCTGGAATACATCGAGGCTGCAGACAAGATTATTCTCGAGGTAAACACCTGGCAGTCCGAGAACCTCGAGGGCATGCACGACATTTACAAGATCGAGAAGCTGCCTAACCGCCAGCCAATCCCGATCACCAAGGTTGATGACCGCATCGGTACCCCGTACATCGAGCTGCCGACCGAAAAGGTTGTCGCAGTCGTTGAGACCAACGCTCCGGACCGCAACGCACCATTTAAGGCTCCGGATGAGGTGTCCGAGAAGATCGCTGCTAACTTCATCGAGTTCCTCGAAGGCGAGGTTGCTGCTGGCCGCCTAGAGTATGACAAGTTCATCATGCAGTCCGGCGTGGGTAATGTCCCTAACGCCGTGATGGCAGGCCTGCTGGAGTCCAAGTTTGAAAACATTCAGGCCTACACCGAGGTCATCCAGGACGGCATGCTCGACCTTATCGACGCCGGCAAGATGTCTGTCGCTTCCGCTACCTCCTTTGCACTTTCCCCGGAGTACGCAGAGAAGATGAACGCTGAGGCAGAGCGCTACCGCAAGCACATCATCCTGCGTCCGCAGCAGGTCTCCAACCACCCTGAGGTCATCCGCCGCGTGGGTCTTATCTCCTCCAACGGCATGATTGAGGCCGATATTTACGGCAACATCAACTCCACCAACGTTGGCGGCTCCCGCATTATGAACGGCACCGGCGGCTCCGGTGACTTCACCCGCAACGGTTACATCTCCACCTTTGTTTCCCCGTCTGTGGCAAAGGGCGGCGCAATCTCCGCGATTGTTCCTTTCGTTTCCCACACTGACCACACCGAGCACGACACCATGGTCATCATCACCGAGTACGGTGTCGCTGACCTGCGTGGTCTCGCACCGCGTGAGCGCGTGGAAAAGGTCATCGCTGTGGCGCACCCGGATTACCGTCCGCTGCTGGAGGAGTACTACGAGCGTGCTTCCGCCAACAAGTTCGTCCACACCCCGCACGATCTGAAGACTGCCTTCGACTTCCAGATCAACTTCGCCGAAAAGGGCGATATGCGCGGCTAA
- a CDS encoding GNAT family N-acetyltransferase has translation MGHMTTSVAHQTDASRFVIAVDGEEAGFAEYVDTAETRDFHHTVVHEGFQGQGLSKPLIKAALEDESTAGKRVIASCSAVASFIEKNPEYQHLLEN, from the coding sequence ATGGGCCACATGACTACTTCTGTTGCACACCAAACTGACGCCTCCCGTTTCGTAATTGCCGTCGATGGGGAAGAGGCCGGCTTCGCGGAGTACGTCGACACTGCAGAAACCCGCGATTTCCACCACACCGTGGTCCACGAGGGCTTCCAAGGCCAAGGCCTGTCCAAACCGCTCATCAAGGCCGCTCTGGAGGATGAATCCACCGCCGGCAAGCGCGTCATCGCCAGCTGTTCTGCCGTCGCGAGCTTCATCGAGAAGAACCCGGAATACCAGCACCTGCTCGAGAACTAA